The DNA segment CTTTCTCCTTCTCCTTATGACTATTGTAGTTACTTTTAAAAATTCCGTCAAGAATTAAATGATACAGAATATTGGATATTGTGATGTGCGGAATAGCCGGTTTTTTCGGGCAATTTAATCCTGATCTTCTTGAGAAAATGAATCGCTCCATTTCTCACCGGGGTCCGGATGATCAGGGAACTTATTATAACCCGGCAAAGGGGAATTGATAATGTTTGCCTCCCGATTCAATTCTGTAATGAATATCCTGATTATTGCGTTTTTGAAGCAAGAAAGCCCATTTTTCTACTTATAGTTTTAGAAAGAAAATCCTTTATATAACTAAATTAGTATAGTATAATTTTGTTATGTGGAATGTATATGAAAGCAGACGAGCCCAAAAGAGCATTGATCGTCTTTCAAAACACATCATTCAAAGATATGAATTCTGGAAAAATATCGTTTCTTTGTCAGGTCCGGAAGCATTGAAACAAATTTCCGGTTTTAGAGATCATGCCTTGAAAGGGAATTGGGAAGGGTATAGATCATCATCTTTAAATGACCAATATCGCGTTTTATATCACATCGATAGAAAAGAGATAATCGTTGAAGTCTTTGATATGAACGCTCACAACTATAAAATTTAAGGAGCTTAAGAATGCCAAAAAAGGGATATTTTAAATCAAAAACGAGGATTGAAATTTCTATTGGAGAGTCAGTTCGAATTGCGAGGGAGCTGAACCAGTTTAGTCAAAGCGAATTGGCAAGAATTACGGGAATTCCCCAGTCAACCATTTCAGGCATTGAAATGGACCGGATTAAATTAGGGGCGGAGAGAGCGAAAGTATTAGCCCGCGCTCTTCATTGTCATCCTGCTGTTTTGCTGTTTCCCGCATGGCAAATTAGCGGAGAATCCGCCGCCTAATACCCGTTCAGAAAAGAACTGAGGGTTTTGAGATAATGTTTTCTCTTTACATTCCTTTCCAAATTTCACTCATTTTCGAATTTCATGAATAAAATTGTAAAATTGGGGTCTTGAAACTTGATTTGTTGGTGGGAAACTCGGAATCTCCTTACCATGCCCGCCGGAGTAAAAAAGTTTTTCAAATTTTTTTGAGTTTAGCAAAACCCTATGGTCTGCCATCAAGGAGGAATGAACTCTTTTCATCTTTGTTGGAACGGCCCCAGCCGTTGCCCAAGGCCGATAAGATTTTCACTGAAGAGCTC comes from the Nitrospirota bacterium genome and includes:
- a CDS encoding type II toxin-antitoxin system mRNA interferase toxin, RelE/StbE family — translated: MWNVYESRRAQKSIDRLSKHIIQRYEFWKNIVSLSGPEALKQISGFRDHALKGNWEGYRSSSLNDQYRVLYHIDRKEIIVEVFDMNAHNYKI
- a CDS encoding helix-turn-helix transcriptional regulator, whose protein sequence is MPKKGYFKSKTRIEISIGESVRIARELNQFSQSELARITGIPQSTISGIEMDRIKLGAERAKVLARALHCHPAVLLFPAWQISGESAA